The following nucleotide sequence is from Zea mays cultivar B73 chromosome 1, Zm-B73-REFERENCE-NAM-5.0, whole genome shotgun sequence.
AAAAAGGTGAAATGATTAGTCATAATATTAGTATTAAGTTATCGAGTAGGTAGTTTGTGTGACAGTGATAGGTCAATCAAGGGAGGTATCAGGTCTGTGTATCAAAGGACGTGAATGGATTTGCCCCCGGTACTACCGGAGCAACGCAGGTCCCAGCATTTTTGCTATCTGCATAGGAAGTTCTATATTATTTTGAGAAGAGCAAGACAGAAAAGTAAAGCTTTTTTATGTGTCTCCTGAGTGGCTCTGGCACAGTGGTGTCTGAAATTGGATTGAACTTGGGTCTGTGCATCTCTAGTTGGGCTACAGAATGTCATCCTCTGATATTCATTGTTGATCACGACGATGCTTCGACTCCGAGGACCAAAGTATCATCCACCATGTTTGTTGCGGCTTTAATCTAGCTGCGGATACGGTTTCTACAATATTTTGTCCCTATAGACAGTTGATGCTACTAGCTGATAAGTCTGAGATAGTGTCATGTGAGTATGTGACTATCATACAACCGTTTAGCATCACTTTTTTTAGAGTGATGCGAAATTCTTTGATGCACTCAAACTTTCCTCCAATATTCATTGTATCCAATTACTAGCAACCATGAGGCGTCTCCTGTATCTGGGGTGGGGAGCTGTTCGATACCCTTGGCTACTGTCTGGTTGCATCAACAGCTAGCGATGCGAAGATATTCCATGTGCAGTGAAAAGACTGGCATTAGTAGCTCAGGTCACGTTCTTTTGTAAATTTTAAATAGGATACATTAGGCACGCACGATAGGACAATCTTTATATAAGTTATTATATATAAAATAAGAGAAGACCAGGCGGCTTAGTCTGCAGCGCAGACAGAAAATGAGAATTACAGACGAAACTCCccttctgctgctgctgctcgagCCTAGAGAAATCTACCGGTAAAAATGATCTTTTCTCATGGTTATGGACGATGCGCTATCTGCAAGACGACGCGACTCTGGAGCTGCTGATCATCAGGTGTTCATTCCTCCGGCGTGCGGGGCGGACCTGAGTTCGTCCAGCGCCGCCCTCGCCTGGTCTTGCAGCAGGTCGATCCGACGCAGGtacacctccagctcctggatccgCTGCTGCCGCCACTTCTCCCCTTCCATCGGCACCCCAGCGATGGGGGGCGGCGGCTCCAGCCCCAGAAGCGCCGTGCTGCCGCCGACGCCGACGCTCAGCATCGCGTGCACCATCTCCTTGAACAGCGCCGCCAGGATGGGGTTCTCCGCGGTGCTGCTGCCGGAGACGGCCGCTGCCGCCGCAGCTGTTGACAGCGCGGCCGGCAGCCCAGAGGCTGGGTCCACGCTGACGCCGCAGCCGCCGTCCATGACCGCTGCCGCAGTCACCTGCGGGAACGAGGGGAGCACGTCCTCGGTCATCACCGGCATGGGCGCCGGCGGCAGCGCGAGCGTCGTCTCCGGGACCGCGTCGGCGGGGAAGTCGCccgtgcggcggcggcggccacgtCGTGGCCTCGAGGTAGGGGACTTGGCGGACCCCCCGTTGGCGGCGGCGAGGGCGGCGTCGATGGCGAAGGTGGCAGCGTCCATGGCGAAGGTGGCGTCGTGGGCGttgttgccgccgccgccgccctcgtcGTCGGAGTCGCGGCCGTGCTTGTCGGAGGCGGGGCGCCAGATGGTGCGGGCGATCTCGAAGATGGCCTGCTCGTGCGGGGAGCGGAAGTTGAAGCCGGCGCCGGCGACGCGGAGGCGCTCGACGCAGTTGCGGTACTTGCGCTTGAGGCGGCGGATCTTCTCCACGAGCTGGTTCTTGGTGAAGCCGGTGTTGAGGCGGCGGCGCATGTCCTCGTAGAAGGGGGTGGTGTCGTATTGGTGCGACGCGAAGGCGGTGCCCCGCTGCGCCGTGAACTCGGCGAAGGCGCGCAGGATCACGATCTCGTCCTCGTCCGTCCACAGGCGCTGGAACAGTGGGCGCCGCTCCCCGGCCGCGCCGGCGGACGCGGGGGCGGCGGGAGAGGAGAACACGGGGTTAGGGTTTGGGTCCACGGGGAAGTCGAGGTCGTCGGAGTCGCCGTTGCCGTAGGCGTCGGCGTCAGGGAAGGAGGCCGACACCATGGCGCCGGCGGCGGAGGGGTCGTCGACGGTGGGGAACATTAGATCggatcggggtcgatcggctcgagTCGGAGGCTAGGGTTGGGGGTTTCCGATGGATTGGGCTCGAGCTCGAGCTCGACCGCTTGCGCCCGGCGGCCCGGGTGGGGTTTGGGACTACAACCTTGGTTGGTTTGGTTAGCCTACGCGGCGGACTAGCGGTATGGTTGGACCGGGGTAACACGCTACCAAGCCCCCTCCACCGCATCCCTACTCTGCTCCGTTTGATTCCACGGATTAGATTTAGTCCTGGCCAAATCAAATGTTTGATATTGATTAGCCAAAAGATAGCTATGCCACGAAAAAATTGGATTAGATTAGAGTTTCTAATACTCTAAAAAATATCAGGGTATCTAATATAGTTTTAGGAATGCAAACAAACGTCTTATGCTATAAAATATTATGGTATTACTAAAAATCATAGTATTGCATAGAAAATGTGAAAATACTTTACACCCATGCTCTCAGATTTCACAACTCTCTCTTTTAGTCTGAAGTGCTTGAAGCATTGAACACATACGTACTTATAACTCTATGTAATTTTTATTTCTCACATGTCACATCGTCAATGGCATTAATTATCCATGGTTTATGCCATTATTAGACTTATAATTAACTAATATTTAGATATCCGATatagactaaattttagtccctgCTCCCCTCAATGTCTTAAACGCAAACCTTTGAACTCATCCATTACATCAATCTTCTCCTTGCATATAATTTTGGATGACACTCCCCCTTTTTACTGTATTCTCTAGAGCCTAGTAAGAATAGGAGCCTAAAAAGAATAGGGGCACATGTTTCTTTACCGGGCTATAATTTGATGCATTTTTTAATCCAAACTATTACTATTAAAACATAAAATATATTTAAACGTCATTGGTACGATCTCTAATTATATATTTAGAATTATTGTATAATTGCTATAGATAGATATCAAATTAATTATTGTTTATAGATAGAAGTTTAATCAATTATGATATATCTTTCAATCTTTGCTTGTAAGCCATGATGCTATTCATATCCCACTGCGCCGAAACAATTAACTTTCAACGGTCAGGTAACTTTTAACAGGCTCAGGGTCAAAAGTTCATAACATCTTATAGCTTTCTCGCCCTCTTATAAGTTGCGGTTAACTTCCAACGGTTACACCTGTTTTCAGAAGTCAAACCGAACATAATtaaaactcacgtacacatcaaTTACATAAATGATTCATCATTGCAGAGTGCTCaaaaatataataatataaaGATTATTTAACATTAGTACAGactgacatccacatagtcttaaaCTTCATAAATATCAAAGTGCATGAACGGAAACGTAACTAATTAACGACCCTGACTGGAAGATTATGCTAACGATGATGATTTCTGCAGGGAAAAGGATACAATTTTCGGCGGAAACAGTCCTCTTCGTTATTTAATTTGGAGCAGTTCTCTCTCGTCTCGACACTGCACGGCAGTGACGGCACGGAGGAGTTAAAAAGACGGCAGCGCACCGGCACCTCCTCTCACACAGGCAGTCCCCCCTCCCCCCACCCACCCAGCGTGCGAGGCGATCAAACCGTGTGCGGGCATGGCGGCCACGCTGCTCCTGGCCTCGGCGACCGCGCTCCTGGCGCTGGCGGCGGCGTGGCTCTGGGACTACGTCGTGGTGCGCCTCCTTTGGCGGCCCCGCGCAGTGGCCGGCATGTTCAGGGCGCAGGGGGTCCGCGGGCCGCCCTACAGCTTCCTCAGCGGCTGCAACCGCGAGATGAGGAGGATGAAGGCGGAGGCCGACGACGGGCTCCGGCTGGACGTCCGCGACCACAACTACCTCCCCAGGGTGATGCCCCACTTCCTCGCCTGGAAGCAGCAGTACGGTAGGTATGCCTGTCTGTTCGTCCAGTCATCCAGGATGTATCTATTTCTATGCGTCTCCTGTATCCGTAGTTCCTTCCTGATTTGATGTTATTGATCATCTATGCTCTGTTGATCTGTTCCTGCTATGCTTGATATATTTTTTCACTACTTCCACGCTAGCACTACTTTTCTGTACTGTAGTTGAGTTGCTCAGGCAAAACGAACACTGAAATTAAACTCATGGCTGGGTACCAGTTTTAACTCTCTCCGGCTTGGCATGGAATTGAAACTGAAGGTTTTTGTTCCAACGCCGCGCAGGGGAGCCATTCCTGTACTGGATGGGTCCGCGGCCCCGGGTCTGCCTCTTCGACTACGAGTCGGTAAGGCAGGTTCTTTTCAACAAGTCGGGTCATTTCTTCAAGGACGACGCCCACCCGACTATCCTGGCAATGCTCGGCAAAGGGCTGGTCCTGGTGGAAGGCACCGACTGGGTGCGCCATCGGAGGGTGGTCAACCCAGCCTTCGCCATGGACAAGCTCAAGGTGACAATTAATTAATAATCTCCTAGATTCATCTCAGTGCTCATCTCAGATCTCCCCACCGGTGGGCGACACGTTGTCTGAAATGCATTCGTTCATGGCCGGTTTCGTAAGATGATGACGGAGACGATGGTCAGCTGTGCTGAGCCACTGATCAAGCGGTGGGAACAGCTCGCAGCCAGCAGATCCAGCGAGGACGGTGGGAGGGGAGAAGTGCAAGTGGAGTTCAGCAAGCAGTTCCAGGACCTGACGGCGGACGTTATCTCCCACACCGGTTTCGGAAGCAGCTACAAGGAGGGCAAAGAGGTGTTCCATACGCAGAAGCAGCTCCTGGCGCTCGCCATGGCGACTCTCCTCAACGTGCAGCTGCCAGGATTCAAGCAAGTCGAtctctatttcttttcttgccTCTTCTTGGTCACCAGTAATCGGTCTTTGCCTTTTCTGTACATCCAAACGACGGTTTGGTTGATTGAGTTCTTTACTACTTCCAGGTATCTCCCTACCAAGAACAACAGGCTCAAGTGGGCGCTAGAAAAGAAGATGAAGACGACGCTCACGGCGATCATACAGTCGCGGGTGGCATCCAATGGGAGGAGTAGTGGATACGGAGACGACCTGCTCGGCCTGATGCTCGAGGCCTGGCTCACAGCGGAACGAGGAGGAGGGGAACGGGACGAGTCGAGCCTGACCATGGACGAGATCATAGACGAGTGCAAGACATTCTTCTTCGCAGGCCACGAGACCACGTCCCATCTGCTCACCTGGACAATGTTCTTGCTCAGCGTGTACCCGGAATGGCAGCAACGGCTAAGGGACGAGGTCCTGAGAGAGTGTGGACAGGCAAACCCTACTGCAGACACGCTTAACAAATTCAATGAGGTACCGCATCTACTTGTGACTACTGCATGAATCTTAAATGTCTTGACCGCGATCTTTAGCTGCTGCTGACATCGAAGGTTGTTGCCATTACATTGCAGATGACGATGGTGCTCCTCGAGACACTGAGACTCTACGGCCCTGTCATGCTCATGCTAAGAAAGCCTACCTCCGACATAAGGCTGGGCAGCCTCAGCATACCGAAAGGCAACGGGATCGCCATACCTGTCCCGTTCCTCCACCGAGACAGAGAGGTCTGGGGCGACAACGCCAATGACTTCGATCCGTTGAGGTTTCAGAACGGGGTCACGAACGCGGCCAAGACCCCGCAGGCTCTTCTGTCGTTCTCGATCGGGCCGAGGGCATGCATCGGCCAGAACTTCGCGATGCTGGAAGCCAAGTCGGTGATGGCCATGATCCTGAAGAAGTTCTCCTTCACGCTTTCCTCGAGCTACGTGCACGCGCCTGTGGATTATATCACGCTCCAGCCTAAGTTCGGCCTTCCCATAGTTTTGAGGCCACTCCCGGATGTATGATGTGAAATGGATCTGTAGCCTGATAGCTGATTTTTTTGGGGGGTCTAACTGTCTAAGTATGCATAAGAGGTCAGTATTCAGGACTTGGTTTCATCCGCCAAACAGTAAGGCTAAAGAACCAAAACTTGTTGAAAACTGGTAACTTTCTGGGATTTTATGCCCGTATTatgtatataaatatataatgctACATAGAACTTTGTATTCGGAGTTGGTTCTGAGTTGAATTACCCGAGCTGACAAAATCTTGCAAAGGCAGCTAGCTAAGCTGAGTTACAAAGCTTTTTACAGCCTTGATTTGGCCCGTCGGATTCGGATGGTTGCAAATTGCGATGATTGCACATGTAGAGAAGCACGGGATGTCCTGTTATTGTTAAGGTCTTGTTCGTTTATATCGGATTGCATCCGGAATCGTTCTAGTtaatcaaaatttatataaattagagaagcaatccagttaggaatcgttccgacccaccaatccaacACAAACAAACAAAGCCTAAGCCTGTACCAAATTAAAAATAATATTACAATATTCCATGGAACTTATATGAAATTAAAATATAACCTTGATAATTTTACTCTCTTACTAGTGTATAAGCATGTAAACATGTAGACATAAATATCTCATAAATTTAATTTCAAACCTAGAGTTAAAAATTGAGTTCTGTGACTTGCGAGGATGGTGGCAACAGGGCCCTCTTCGCCTCCTCAGACATCACAGGCGTGACGGACGATGGTGCCACAAAGGATATCCGCGCTAGCGTCTCTCCCTTTCTCAATCAAATAACTACGTTCTCGAATTGAACCTAATATTCCTAAATTTACCAAATCGAAAACTCATGTACCTCAATCGATGACCTAACAATTCTATTACACTAACATCTGGTAGCTCCGCCTGCACAAGTGTATCACTAGTGTACATGGCAGACGAGTCGAGATCAAGCAAATGGGTCGGGCCTGTTGAGCGGCCCATCACCTAGCATGGCTCAACCCATTGTCCATAGGGCCCATACTGGTAGTGTTGTGCCTGGACCTTAGGTGCGATACGACAGGTTAAGTGGCCAAATATGGTTTAGCTTGGCTCGAGTATGGCTCCCGTTGTCCATAGGGCCTATAACGGTCGTGATGTGCCTGTGCCTTAGGTGCGACACGATAGGTTAGGTTCGCCacgatccagttttatttgtttcCTATTTTTTTCATAAAAAATATCCATATTATGTTTGAGTATAGAGTATAAAACACACAAAACATGCATGTTTTGTTGGCTATATGAGTGTGAATGTGTGTTTGGAGTTAGCAACTATAGTTTAAACCTCTACTTATGTATTTCCTCCAAATTTTTTATTTGACGTTTATTAGGGTAAAGTTGTACTATTAAGCGTCAAATAAAAAGAAATGAAGGTAGTATAACTTAAGCTTGCATAAAGCGAGGACGGGAGCAAGGAAGAGGTGCACGGGTAGAGATTTGGCCCCCAACCCACCCTCATCCACAGGGTCGGTTTTGTCTTCTATGATGACACTTGTTGGTAGCCTTTAAGTTGTTCATGAGTGAGCTTGCAAAGAACTGAACCGAGTGACTTTAGCCTCCCTCCTTGATTAAACCCTCGGTATTCCATCCGTATTATTAGTGCACTTCCTTCTTTGCTTTATTAGTGGAGGTCATGATATATAGTTGCTACAATAGCAGTACTGGGAATAAATATTGTCGGGTACCCAGGAACGGGGTATCCAAGGCAAGGCCCGCAAACCTCGACCAAGTCCCCGTCGGGTGAGAAGGAGGCCA
It contains:
- the LOC100275086 gene encoding uncharacterized protein LOC100275086 — protein: MFPTVDDPSAAGAMVSASFPDADAYGNGDSDDLDFPVDPNPNPVFSSPAAPASAGAAGERRPLFQRLWTDEDEIVILRAFAEFTAQRGTAFASHQYDTTPFYEDMRRRLNTGFTKNQLVEKIRRLKRKYRNCVERLRVAGAGFNFRSPHEQAIFEIARTIWRPASDKHGRDSDDEGGGGGNNAHDATFAMDAATFAIDAALAAANGGSAKSPTSRPRRGRRRRTGDFPADAVPETTLALPPAPMPVMTEDVLPSFPQVTAAAVMDGGCGVSVDPASGLPAALSTAAAAAAVSGSSTAENPILAALFKEMVHAMLSVGVGGSTALLGLEPPPPIAGVPMEGEKWRQQRIQELEVYLRRIDLLQDQARAALDELRSAPHAGGMNT
- the LOC103635455 gene encoding cytochrome P450 709B1 isoform X1, coding for MAATLLLASATALLALAAAWLWDYVVVRLLWRPRAVAGMFRAQGVRGPPYSFLSGCNREMRRMKAEADDGLRLDVRDHNYLPRVMPHFLAWKQQYGEPFLYWMGPRPRVCLFDYESVRQVLFNKSGHFFKDDAHPTILAMLGKGLVLVEGTDWVRHRRVVNPAFAMDKLKMMTETMVSCAEPLIKRWEQLAASRSSEDGGRGEVQVEFSKQFQDLTADVISHTGFGSSYKEGKEVFHTQKQLLALAMATLLNVQLPGFKYLPTKNNRLKWALEKKMKTTLTAIIQSRVASNGRSSGYGDDLLGLMLEAWLTAERGGGERDESSLTMDEIIDECKTFFFAGHETTSHLLTWTMFLLSVYPEWQQRLRDEVLRECGQANPTADTLNKFNEMTMVLLETLRLYGPVMLMLRKPTSDIRLGSLSIPKGNGIAIPVPFLHRDREVWGDNANDFDPLRFQNGVTNAAKTPQALLSFSIGPRACIGQNFAMLEAKSVMAMILKKFSFTLSSSYVHAPVDYITLQPKFGLPIVLRPLPDV
- the LOC103635455 gene encoding cytochrome P450 709B1 isoform X2, with product MGPRPRVCLFDYESVRQVLFNKSGHFFKDDAHPTILAMLGKGLVLVEGTDWVRHRRVVNPAFAMDKLKMMTETMVSCAEPLIKRWEQLAASRSSEDGGRGEVQVEFSKQFQDLTADVISHTGFGSSYKEGKEVFHTQKQLLALAMATLLNVQLPGFKYLPTKNNRLKWALEKKMKTTLTAIIQSRVASNGRSSGYGDDLLGLMLEAWLTAERGGGERDESSLTMDEIIDECKTFFFAGHETTSHLLTWTMFLLSVYPEWQQRLRDEVLRECGQANPTADTLNKFNEMTMVLLETLRLYGPVMLMLRKPTSDIRLGSLSIPKGNGIAIPVPFLHRDREVWGDNANDFDPLRFQNGVTNAAKTPQALLSFSIGPRACIGQNFAMLEAKSVMAMILKKFSFTLSSSYVHAPVDYITLQPKFGLPIVLRPLPDV